The Cloacibacterium caeni region GAAAAACCAAAAAATGGAGAAGTTGTAGGTTACTATGTTCTCATGCGTGAAACCGATTCTTCTACTTGGCAAAAGAAATTTTTCACCAAAGAAAATTCTATGAAACTGCCTTATTCTAAAGATAATTATTTCTTTGCAGTACAAGCGGTAAACAGTTCAGGAAACGAAAGTCTCATCGTAATTCCAAGTGTAAAATAATAGAAAAGTCCCGAAATTTTCGGGACTTTTTTTGTGTTAACTTTTTAACGCAAAGATTATTATTGCTTTACAAAGATTTTAAGAAAGCAAAGAAAGTGAATAAATTCACTCTTGAAGCGTTCGCTTAATCAATTCCGTTTACGGAATAAGCTTTGCTCCCTAAAAGAGAGATTTTTTTAAAAATTCTTTGCGTTTTAAAATCATAATTGTTTTTTGAAGCCAACTTCTTTTCTCCATTTTTTAAATTCTCCTGGAGACATTGTTCCTTGCGGAACTTCGGTTACTCTTTTGTTTTTAGATTTAGGTCTTTCTTTCACTTCCAGCGATTTCTTTTCCGTAACTCCATTGATGGAAATTTCTACCGTGTATTTTCCTGGCGTGATGTAAACATTACCATCATCTGCTTTTTTAGACTTTTCAGTGGCATTTACTGTCAAATCATAATCAATCGTGTTAAAACCTTTATCAGCATTTTGAGCAATGGTTTTTACGGTTTCATTTTGAGCATTGATGATTTTAAGGACAGCATTTCCTGCATTTTTTGTGTAAAATTCTATTGGGAAATTCTGCTTTTCAATTTCAGTGAAATTACTGTAAGATTTGCCCCAATTTTCTTTGAAATTAATGCTTTCAACATCAAAAACGATTAAATTTTTAGCTAAATTTTCTGGCGTTAATTTTTGTAATTTCTTCACATCGGCAATGTAGATACTTCTTCCGTGAGTTGCTACAATCAATTCATTATCTCTGTGATGAACTTTTAAATCGTGGACTGCTACATTAGGAAGAGTAGCATTGTTGGCAGACATAAACGTTTTTCCTCGGTCTAGAGAAATGTACAATCCATTATCCGTTCCTACATACAATAGATTTTCGTTGGTGTGATCTTCTCTGATGACATTTATAGGTTCTGAAGGTAAATCTTCGCCAATTTTTTTCCAAGTTTTCCCGAAATCATCAGAACTGTAAAGCAATGTACGGAAATCATCTTCTCTGTAAGCATTTAAACTCAAATAAATTCTAGATTCTGAGAAAGAAGAAGGTTGTACTATAGAAACCCAAAATCCTGGGAAATCGCCAATTTTTTGCCAAGAATTTCCGCCGTCTTTGGTTACATTTACCAATCCATCATCACTTCCTGCATAAATTAAACCGAATTTTTTCGGACTTTCTTCTATCGTTGAAAGGGTAGAAAAAGGTACATTTTCTTGTTTGGTATTTCTGGTTAAATCTCCAGAAATTTTTTGCCAAGTTTCGCCTTTGTCCATACTTCTGTAAATACTTTGTGAAGCAAAATAAACGATGTCTTGATTATGACGAGAAATCTGGAAAGGTGCTTCCCAATTGAAACGAAGTGGATTTTCGCCAATTTCTCTCGGAACTTCTAGATATTTTCTTTCATTGGTTTTTCTGTTGATTCTAAAATAATTCCCAAACTGAAAACCAGTGTATAAAGTTGCATTATCTCTGAAATCTACACGAACTTGCATTCCGTCTCCACCAAGAAGAAATTTGAAATTATCGCTATTATCAAACTTTCCTTTTTTATAGTCAAATTTATTGCTTGATGGCCCAAACCAAACACCATTATCTTGCATTCCGCCATAAACATTGTAAGGTTTTTCTAAATCATAATCCACCGAATAAAACTGTGAAACTGGCAATGAATTGCAATGAATGTAAGAATTTCCATTGTCGTAAGAAATATTGATTCCGCCATCATTTCCATTGATGAAATGATGGTCATTTTTCGGGTTAAGCCAAATAGAATGGTGGTCTGCGTGAACATTTGGAGAGTCTATCGATTTGAAAGATTTTCCGCCATTTTCTGAAACCAAAATCGGAACACCTGCAATAATTACTTTATCTGGATTGGTTGGCGAAACCCAAATTTGCCCAAAATAATAACCGTAAGTGTAATATAAACCGTCTAGATTTTTTTCGTTGGTTTTTCTCCAAGATTTTCCGGCATCATCAGAGCGATAAACTTCTGCACCTTCAAT contains the following coding sequences:
- a CDS encoding VPS10 domain-containing protein produces the protein MNYRKILLSTAILAFSFHHAQNLKLNPTSAEERWKGYEQRKKLEEKSILKNLEFRNVGPTTMSGRVTDIDANPENPTEFYVAYASGGLWYTNNNGTTFTPIFDREAVMTIGDIYIDWKTKTIFIGTGESNSSRSSYAGMGIYKSTNQGKTWQNLGLKDTHHIGRIVVNPENNNEIWVAAVGHLYSPNAERGVFKTNDGGKTWKKTLSADQNSGAIDLAINPQNPKEVYATLWYKERKAWKFVESGASSGIFKSNDGGESWQKISTKDSGFPEDENVGRIGLSIFPKNPNIIYAIVDNQKTRPASTTKEEKSEKSLDKAKMQKITKEEFLALDDKMVNEYLDGERFPERYTSENLKKSLRENKITVKDIFNYTHNGNDDLFNIEIEGAEVYRSDDAGKSWRKTNEKNLDGLYYTYGYYFGQIWVSPTNPDKVIIAGVPILVSENGGKSFKSIDSPNVHADHHSIWLNPKNDHHFINGNDGGINISYDNGNSYIHCNSLPVSQFYSVDYDLEKPYNVYGGMQDNGVWFGPSSNKFDYKKGKFDNSDNFKFLLGGDGMQVRVDFRDNATLYTGFQFGNYFRINRKTNERKYLEVPREIGENPLRFNWEAPFQISRHNQDIVYFASQSIYRSMDKGETWQKISGDLTRNTKQENVPFSTLSTIEESPKKFGLIYAGSDDGLVNVTKDGGNSWQKIGDFPGFWVSIVQPSSFSESRIYLSLNAYREDDFRTLLYSSDDFGKTWKKIGEDLPSEPINVIREDHTNENLLYVGTDNGLYISLDRGKTFMSANNATLPNVAVHDLKVHHRDNELIVATHGRSIYIADVKKLQKLTPENLAKNLIVFDVESINFKENWGKSYSNFTEIEKQNFPIEFYTKNAGNAVLKIINAQNETVKTIAQNADKGFNTIDYDLTVNATEKSKKADDGNVYITPGKYTVEISINGVTEKKSLEVKERPKSKNKRVTEVPQGTMSPGEFKKWRKEVGFKKQL